The following are from one region of the Bacteroidota bacterium genome:
- a CDS encoding 4Fe-4S binding protein, which produces MAKVKGAIVVDIENCKGCEVCSVACPTQVIGMAKEVNGKGYHYSYMENPEACTGCTSCALVCPDSVITVYRKRV; this is translated from the coding sequence ATGGCAAAGGTGAAAGGAGCTATTGTTGTTGATATTGAAAATTGCAAAGGATGCGAAGTATGTTCTGTTGCTTGTCCTACTCAAGTCATTGGCATGGCAAAAGAGGTAAATGGGAAAGGATATCATTATTCCTACATGGAAAATCCAGAAGCTTGTACAGGATGCACAAGTTGTGCATTAGTTTGTCCTGATTCAGTAATAACAGTTTACAGAAAAAGAGTTTAA
- a CDS encoding efflux RND transporter periplasmic adaptor subunit, translating into MKNNKILKYLIIVAVVFIILALIGKKAGWFGKADIIKVTTEKVSKRNIIETITANGKIQPETEVKISPDVSGEIVELNIMEGDEVEEGKLLLKIKPDIYLSNLDRVKASLNSAKSNLANSKARLVQIEAQFKQAELSFKRNKKLWNQKAISEAEWETAESSFYVAKAEVEAGRETVNSAEFAVKSSEASLKEAKENLTKTTIYAPMNGTISKLNVEKGERVVGTAQMAGTELLRIANLNKMEVKVEVNENDIVRVSLFDTAIIEIDAYLKEKFKGIVTEIANSANTLGVSTDQVTSFDVKILILQESYKHLIPTDNPNFYPFRPGMSANVDIETHIEKDVLSIPIQAVTTREDTSQLADSLKTFDNKFEEEMMEVVFVYEDGKVKLRKVVSSIQDNNYIRIDSGLTADEEVVVSPYNAISKKLKDESVVEKVDKEKLFTDEDE; encoded by the coding sequence ATGAAAAATAATAAAATTCTCAAGTATTTAATTATTGTAGCAGTTGTATTTATCATTCTTGCTTTAATAGGAAAAAAGGCAGGCTGGTTTGGCAAAGCTGATATCATAAAAGTAACTACTGAAAAAGTCTCGAAAAGGAACATAATTGAAACTATTACTGCAAACGGGAAAATTCAGCCTGAAACAGAAGTAAAAATCAGCCCAGATGTATCTGGCGAAATTGTAGAGCTAAACATAATGGAAGGCGATGAAGTTGAAGAAGGAAAACTCTTGCTCAAAATTAAGCCCGATATTTATTTATCAAATTTAGACAGAGTAAAAGCTTCGCTTAATTCTGCAAAATCAAATCTCGCAAACTCAAAAGCCCGACTTGTTCAAATTGAAGCTCAATTTAAGCAAGCAGAATTATCATTTAAACGAAATAAAAAACTGTGGAATCAGAAAGCAATTTCGGAAGCCGAATGGGAAACAGCCGAATCGTCATTTTATGTTGCAAAAGCCGAAGTAGAAGCAGGCAGAGAGACAGTAAATTCTGCCGAATTTGCAGTTAAAAGTTCAGAAGCTTCGCTCAAAGAAGCAAAAGAGAACCTCACCAAAACAACAATTTATGCTCCTATGAATGGAACCATTTCTAAACTTAATGTAGAAAAAGGTGAAAGAGTGGTAGGAACAGCTCAAATGGCAGGTACAGAACTCCTTAGAATAGCCAATTTGAACAAAATGGAAGTTAAAGTTGAAGTAAACGAAAACGATATTGTTAGAGTCAGTTTATTTGATACAGCCATTATTGAAATTGACGCATATTTGAAAGAAAAATTTAAAGGAATTGTTACAGAAATTGCCAACTCTGCAAATACATTGGGAGTATCGACCGATCAGGTTACAAGTTTCGATGTAAAGATCCTTATACTTCAAGAATCCTATAAACATTTGATTCCTACAGATAATCCTAATTTTTATCCATTCCGTCCTGGCATGTCTGCAAATGTCGATATTGAAACCCATATTGAAAAAGATGTTTTAAGTATTCCTATTCAGGCAGTTACAACTCGCGAAGATACAAGTCAGCTTGCCGATAGTCTAAAAACTTTTGACAATAAGTTTGAAGAAGAAATGATGGAAGTTGTTTTTGTCTATGAAGATGGAAAAGTAAAGCTACGAAAAGTCGTTTCAAGCATCCAAGACAATAACTATATTAGAATTGACAGCGGATTGACTGCTGACGAAGAAGTTGTAGTTTCGCCATATAATGCAATTTCAAAAAAGCTAAAAGACGAAAGTGTAGTTGAAAAAGTTGATAAGGA
- a CDS encoding 3-methyl-2-oxobutanoate dehydrogenase subunit VorB: MMKELRLMKGNEAIAEAAVRIGVDAYFGYPITPQSEIIEYLMTENPEERTGMVVLQAESEVAAINMCYGAGATGKKAMTSSSSPGISLKQEGISYMAGAEIPCVIVNVVRGGPGLGTIQPSQADYFQAVKGGGHGDYKMIVLAPSSVQEMADFAKDGFDLAFKYRTPIMILTDGVIGQMMEKVELMDYTPRLTDEELIEKYTWATTGKSKDKERRIITSLDLDSAKQEQHNHHLQSKYRQMEEEEVRFEKFNCEDADYAMVAYGSSARICQKAVELAKEKGLKVGLLRPITLFPFPKKQIEEMTKKVKGILSVEMSAGQMVEDVRLAANGKAKVEHFGRYGGIVPTPEEVLEALEQKVISA, translated from the coding sequence ATAATGAAAGAATTACGATTAATGAAAGGGAACGAAGCAATAGCAGAAGCTGCTGTTCGTATAGGGGTAGATGCATATTTTGGCTACCCTATCACACCTCAATCCGAAATAATAGAATACTTAATGACAGAAAATCCTGAAGAAAGAACAGGAATGGTTGTTTTACAAGCAGAAAGCGAAGTAGCTGCAATAAATATGTGCTACGGGGCTGGTGCAACCGGGAAAAAAGCCATGACCTCGTCTTCAAGCCCGGGAATAAGTTTGAAACAAGAAGGAATATCATATATGGCAGGAGCCGAAATTCCTTGCGTAATTGTAAATGTAGTGAGAGGAGGCCCAGGACTGGGAACTATTCAACCTTCGCAAGCCGACTATTTTCAGGCTGTGAAAGGTGGAGGACATGGAGATTATAAGATGATAGTTTTAGCTCCATCATCAGTACAAGAAATGGCAGATTTTGCAAAAGATGGATTTGATCTTGCTTTTAAATACAGAACTCCAATTATGATTTTGACGGATGGAGTGATTGGACAAATGATGGAAAAAGTTGAGCTGATGGATTATACTCCCAGACTAACTGATGAAGAATTAATAGAAAAATACACATGGGCAACTACCGGAAAATCTAAAGATAAAGAAAGAAGAATTATCACTTCTTTAGATTTAGATTCTGCAAAACAAGAACAACACAATCATCATCTTCAGTCAAAATACAGACAGATGGAGGAAGAGGAAGTAAGATTTGAAAAATTCAATTGCGAGGATGCCGATTATGCTATGGTAGCATATGGTTCAAGTGCCCGAATTTGTCAAAAAGCAGTAGAGTTAGCAAAAGAGAAAGGATTAAAAGTTGGTTTGCTTCGACCAATAACATTATTCCCATTTCCGAAAAAGCAAATCGAAGAGATGACAAAAAAAGTAAAAGGTATATTATCAGTAGAAATGAGCGCCGGACAAATGGTAGAAGATGTTCGCCTTGCCGCAAACGGAAAAGCCAAAGTCGAGCATTTTGGAAGATATGGAGGAATAGTTCCGACTCCGGAAGAAGTTCTTGAAGCATTGGAACAAAAAGTAATTTCAGCATAG
- a CDS encoding TolC family protein, which yields MKLLKLVFILSAIFLVSKNGLSQERWSLEKCIDYALEHNIQIKQQELNAKYSENLLVQSKLNLLPSLNGNTSLNNSFGRSVDPYTYEFTTENVQSMNFSLSSSVTLFSGLQKLNAIKQNEFNLLSSLQDVEKTKNDIALNITAAFLQILFNEELLAVAQKQLEITNMQVERTKKLVEAGSLAKGSLLEIQAQQASEELQVVNMENQIDISFLTLTQLLELESTENFEIENPNLPDVDESVSLSKVSSIYQQGVSSLPQIKSAEFQLLSSEKALAISKAMYYPSLSLNASIYSGYSNNVQKSIFFTSLVESQLIGHTAGGEEVWSEEYSSISQTYESYPFSDQVKDNAYKSLGFNLSIPIFNNWQVQTAVKNSKIALLNAEYNLELQKNVLYKEIQVAHTDAIAAQKKFISTKKAVTSIEESFRYTQQKFDVGLVNSVDYNVAKNQLSQTQSELLQSKYDYIFKTKILDFYNGKPIVL from the coding sequence ATGAAATTATTAAAATTAGTTTTTATTCTTAGTGCTATATTTTTAGTATCAAAAAACGGTTTGTCGCAAGAAAGGTGGTCTCTCGAAAAATGTATTGACTACGCATTGGAACACAATATTCAAATAAAGCAACAAGAATTAAACGCCAAATATTCGGAAAATTTATTAGTTCAATCGAAATTAAACTTATTGCCAAGTTTGAATGGAAATACTTCATTGAATAATAGTTTTGGTCGTTCGGTAGATCCTTACACTTATGAGTTTACAACAGAAAATGTCCAATCAATGAATTTTTCGTTAAGCAGTAGTGTAACTCTTTTTAGTGGTTTACAAAAACTCAATGCCATCAAACAAAACGAGTTTAATTTACTTTCAAGTTTGCAAGATGTAGAAAAAACAAAAAACGATATTGCACTGAATATTACTGCCGCATTTCTTCAAATATTATTTAACGAGGAGCTTCTTGCTGTTGCACAAAAGCAACTCGAAATTACAAATATGCAAGTTGAACGAACAAAAAAATTAGTTGAAGCCGGAAGTTTGGCAAAAGGAAGTCTTTTGGAAATTCAAGCTCAACAAGCATCCGAAGAACTTCAAGTAGTTAATATGGAAAACCAAATAGATATCTCATTTTTAACTCTAACTCAATTGTTAGAATTGGAAAGCACAGAAAACTTTGAGATAGAAAACCCAAATCTGCCTGATGTAGATGAATCTGTTTCTCTATCGAAGGTTTCTTCCATTTATCAGCAAGGAGTTTCTTCCCTACCTCAAATAAAAAGTGCCGAATTTCAACTTTTAAGCTCTGAAAAAGCACTAGCAATTTCCAAAGCTATGTATTACCCTTCTTTGAGTTTAAACGCCTCGATTTATTCAGGGTATTCAAACAATGTGCAAAAATCAATTTTTTTCACAAGTTTGGTTGAAAGCCAACTTATTGGTCACACAGCAGGAGGTGAAGAGGTCTGGTCTGAAGAATATTCCTCTATTTCTCAAACTTATGAGTCATATCCATTCTCCGACCAAGTAAAAGATAATGCATACAAATCATTAGGTTTTAATTTGTCGATACCGATATTCAATAACTGGCAGGTTCAGACAGCTGTAAAAAACTCAAAAATTGCTTTATTAAATGCTGAATATAATCTTGAACTTCAAAAAAATGTTTTATACAAAGAAATTCAAGTGGCTCATACAGATGCAATTGCAGCTCAAAAGAAATTTATTTCAACAAAAAAAGCAGTTACTTCAATCGAAGAATCATTCAGATATACTCAACAAAAATTTGATGTTGGCTTGGTAAATTCTGTTGATTATAATGTTGCTAAAAATCAATTATCTCAAACCCAATCGGAGCTTTTGCAATCGAAATATGACTACATATTTAAAACAAAAATATTAGATTTTTATAATGGAAAACCAATAGTTTTATAA